A window of the Nycticebus coucang isolate mNycCou1 chromosome 3, mNycCou1.pri, whole genome shotgun sequence genome harbors these coding sequences:
- the LOC128580840 gene encoding heterogeneous nuclear ribonucleoprotein A1-like: protein MSKSESPKEPEQLRKLFIGGLSFETTDESLRSHFEQWGTLTDCVVMRDPNTKRSRGFGFVTYATVEEVDAAMNARPHKVDGRVVELKRAVSREDSQRPGAHLTVKKIFVGGIKEDTEEHHLRDYFEQYGKIEVIEIMTDRGSGKKRGFAFVTFDDHDSVDKIVIQKYHTVNGHNCEVRKALSKQEMASASSSQRGRSGSGNFGGGRGGGFGGNDNFGRGGNFSGHGGFGGSRGGGGYGGSGDGYNGFGNDGSNFGGGGSYNDFGNYNNQSSNFGPMKGGNFGGRSSGPYGGGGQYFTKPRNQGGYGGCSSYGSGRRF from the coding sequence ATGTCTAAGTCAGAGTCTCCTAAAGAGCCCGAACAGCTGCGGAAGCTCTTCATTGGAGGGTTGAGCTTTGAAACGACTGATGAGAGTCTGAGGAGCCATTTTGAGCAATGGGGAACGCTCACAGACTGCGTGGTAATGAGAGATCCGAACACCAAGCGCTCCAGGGGCTTTGGGTTTGTCACATACGCCACCGTGGAGGAGGTGGATGCAGCAATGAATGCAAGGCCACACAAAGTGGATGGAAGAGTTGTGGAACTGAAGAGAGCTGTTTCCAGAGAGGATTCTCAAAGACCAGGTGCCCACTTAACTGTGAAAAAGATCTTTGTTGGTGGCATTAAAGAAGATACTGAAGAACATCACTTAAGAGACTATTTTGAACAGTATGGGAAAATTGAAGTGATTGAAATCATGACTGACCGAGGCAGTGGCAAGAAGAGGGGCTTTGCTTTTGTTACGTTTGATGACCATGATTCTGTGGATAAGATTGTCATTCAGAAATACCATACTGTGAATGGCCACAACTGTGAAGTAAGGAAAGCCCTGTCAAAGCAAGAGATGGCTAGTGCTTCGTCCAGCCAAAGAGGTCGAAGTGGTTCTGGAAACTTTGGTGGGGGTCGTGGAGGTGGTTTTGGTGGAAACGACAACTTTGGCCGTGGAGGAAACTTCAGTGGTCATGGTGGCTTTGGTGGCAGCCGTGGTGGTGGTGGATatggtggcagtggggatggCTACAATGGATTTGGTAACGATGGAAGCAATTTTGGAGGTGGTGGAAGTTACAATGattttggcaattacaacaatCAGTCATCAAATTTTGGACCTATGaagggaggaaattttggaggcagAAGCTCTGGCCCTTATGGTGGTGGCGGCCAATACTTTACCAAACCACGAAACCAAGGTGGTTATGGTGGTTGCAGTAGCTATggcagtggcagaaggttttaa